Proteins co-encoded in one Capnocytophaga ochracea DSM 7271 genomic window:
- a CDS encoding GNAT family N-acetyltransferase, with protein sequence MEVIDSEFSRQYQAKINGELAFVEYAIQERKIFFTKTLLPETTDEALIDEFFKGVIALVAEKKYRVVPVCPVAIAFFKRNKECKDILPAGIRI encoded by the coding sequence ATGGAAGTAATAGACAGCGAATTTTCACGTCAATACCAAGCCAAAATCAACGGTGAACTTGCCTTTGTAGAATACGCTATTCAGGAGCGTAAGATATTCTTTACCAAAACATTGCTACCTGAAACGACGGACGAAGCGCTCATTGATGAATTCTTTAAAGGGGTAATAGCCTTAGTAGCTGAGAAAAAATATAGAGTGGTGCCCGTTTGTCCTGTGGCTATTGCTTTTTTTAAGCGTAATAAGGAGTGTAAAGACATACTTCCTGCTGGTATCAGGATTTAA
- the hemN gene encoding oxygen-independent coproporphyrinogen III oxidase, which yields MAISLIQKYNVAGPRYTSYPTVPYWDSSTFSTEKWLESLRKSYAESNSTEGISLYIHLPFCESLCTFCGCHKRITKRHEMEAPYIEAILKEWQLYTDFLKERPRIKEIHLGGGTPTFFEPLQLRRLIEGIFERADKADAHEFSFEGHPNNTTETHLQTLYDLGFRRVSYGVQDYSPKIQKAIHRIQPFENVKRVTQQARAIGYTSVSHDLVFGLPFQTLDDVLFTIDRSNTLRPDRIAFYSYAHVPWIKGSGQRGFKDEDVPTGEVKRELYEVGKQYLLKAGYAEIGMDHFALPTDSMYKAFKNHQLHRNFMGYTASKTQVMIGLGMSSISDSWYGFAQNEKDLDAYYARLEKNEIPVCKGHILNREDLIIRRHILNLMCQFTTSWNDESLQFPEITEVITHLQEMQNDGLLHIAGNHIEVPDEGKPFIRNICMAFDLHLQRKMPNTKIFSMTV from the coding sequence ATGGCAATATCTCTCATTCAAAAATACAATGTAGCTGGACCTCGCTATACTAGCTATCCTACTGTTCCCTATTGGGATAGTAGTACTTTTTCTACTGAAAAATGGTTAGAGAGCTTACGAAAATCCTATGCTGAGAGCAATAGTACCGAAGGGATTAGCCTATACATTCATTTGCCTTTCTGTGAGAGTCTTTGTACTTTCTGTGGTTGTCATAAACGCATTACTAAGCGTCACGAAATGGAAGCCCCTTATATAGAGGCAATACTTAAAGAATGGCAGTTATACACTGATTTTTTGAAAGAACGTCCTCGTATTAAGGAAATACACTTAGGGGGAGGTACGCCTACCTTTTTTGAACCTTTGCAGTTGCGTCGTTTGATAGAAGGTATTTTTGAACGTGCTGATAAAGCTGATGCTCACGAATTTAGTTTTGAAGGTCATCCTAATAATACCACTGAAACTCACCTACAAACGCTTTACGACTTAGGTTTTAGGCGCGTGAGTTATGGCGTACAAGATTATTCGCCTAAGATACAAAAAGCCATTCACCGCATTCAACCTTTTGAGAATGTAAAGCGTGTTACCCAGCAAGCCAGAGCTATCGGCTATACCTCTGTAAGCCACGATTTGGTCTTTGGTTTACCGTTTCAAACCTTAGACGATGTACTCTTTACCATTGATAGGAGTAACACTCTTCGTCCCGACCGTATTGCTTTTTATAGCTATGCGCACGTACCTTGGATAAAAGGCAGTGGGCAACGTGGTTTTAAAGATGAAGATGTACCCACAGGCGAAGTAAAGCGAGAGCTATATGAAGTAGGAAAACAATACTTATTGAAAGCAGGATATGCCGAAATAGGAATGGATCACTTTGCTTTACCTACTGATAGTATGTATAAGGCTTTCAAAAATCATCAATTGCATCGCAACTTTATGGGCTATACAGCCTCCAAAACCCAAGTGATGATAGGCTTAGGAATGTCTTCAATCAGCGATAGTTGGTACGGTTTTGCCCAAAACGAGAAAGATTTAGATGCTTATTATGCACGTCTTGAGAAGAATGAAATACCCGTGTGTAAAGGGCATATTCTCAATAGAGAAGATTTAATTATTAGGCGTCATATTCTCAACTTGATGTGTCAGTTTACTACTTCTTGGAACGACGAATCTCTTCAGTTTCCTGAAATAACAGAAGTAATAACACATCTACAAGAGATGCAAAACGATGGTTTACTGCATATAGCAGGTAATCATATAGAAGTCCCCGATGAGGGAAAACCTTTTATTAGAAATATCTGTATGGCTTTTGATTTGCACTTGCAACGCAAAATGCCTAATACCAAAATATTTAGTATGACTGTGTAA
- a CDS encoding ribonuclease H1 domain-containing protein — protein MAKKYYVVWEGHQTGVFTSWAECKKAVNNFPNAKYKSFSTEEMAQKAYAGNYETYKGKKIEEPALSSEALKLIGKPILPSIAVDAACSGNPGIMEYRGVDTETQAEIFRLSPMKDGTNNIGEFLAIVHALAFLKQRNLTMPIYSDSEIAMRWVQQKVCKTKLGKTADNAKIFELITRAEKWLQENTYPNRILKWETKAWGENPADFGRKDS, from the coding sequence ATGGCAAAGAAGTATTATGTAGTATGGGAGGGACACCAAACGGGGGTCTTTACCTCGTGGGCTGAATGTAAGAAGGCTGTTAATAATTTTCCAAACGCTAAATACAAAAGTTTTTCTACCGAAGAAATGGCACAAAAAGCCTATGCAGGGAATTATGAAACGTACAAAGGTAAAAAGATAGAAGAGCCTGCACTTTCATCAGAAGCATTAAAACTTATTGGGAAGCCTATTTTGCCTTCTATTGCGGTAGATGCTGCTTGTAGCGGTAACCCTGGTATAATGGAATATCGGGGGGTAGATACTGAAACACAAGCCGAGATTTTTAGGCTTTCACCTATGAAAGATGGCACCAATAACATAGGGGAGTTTTTGGCTATAGTACACGCTTTGGCTTTCTTAAAACAACGCAACCTTACAATGCCTATCTATTCGGATAGTGAAATAGCAATGCGCTGGGTACAACAAAAAGTATGTAAAACTAAGCTTGGAAAGACAGCTGATAATGCAAAAATATTTGAACTAATAACTCGTGCTGAAAAATGGCTACAAGAAAATACTTATCCTAATCGTATTCTCAAATGGGAAACCAAAGCGTGGGGCGAAAATCCTGCGGACTTTGGTAGAAAAGACTCTTAA
- the mscL gene encoding large conductance mechanosensitive channel protein MscL: MGFLKEFKEFAVKGNVVDLAIGVIIGAAFGAIVSSLVSDVITPLLLTPALKATGAEHLEGLVWNGVAYGKFLAAVINFFCIALVLFMLLKGINKLNKQKKEEEAPATPAGPTQEELLTEIRDLLKNK; this comes from the coding sequence ATGGGATTTTTAAAAGAATTTAAAGAATTTGCCGTAAAAGGTAACGTAGTAGATTTAGCCATCGGGGTTATCATCGGGGCTGCTTTTGGTGCTATCGTATCATCATTAGTGTCTGATGTTATTACCCCTTTGTTATTAACACCTGCTTTGAAAGCTACGGGTGCTGAACACTTAGAAGGTTTGGTATGGAATGGAGTAGCTTATGGTAAGTTTCTTGCCGCTGTAATTAACTTCTTCTGTATTGCACTTGTATTGTTTATGCTTCTAAAAGGTATCAACAAGCTAAACAAACAGAAAAAAGAAGAAGAGGCTCCTGCTACACCAGCTGGTCCTACTCAAGAAGAGTTACTTACTGAGATTAGAGATTTATTGAAAAATAAATAA
- a CDS encoding ribonucleoside-diphosphate reductase subunit alpha, which yields MNEEKDIWWLNEESEQILNRGYLLKGESVEGAIDRITSAAAHRLYKPELQPAFKEMITKGWISFSSPIWANMGTERGLPISCFNVHVPDSIEGITHKLGEVIMQTKIGGGTSGYFGELRSRGSAVTDNGKSSGAVSFMKLFDSAMDVVSQGGVRRGAFAAYLDIDHPDAEEFLQIKDVEFPIQNLFFGICVPDYWMQEMIDGDVEKRRLWARVLESRQQKGLPYIIFTDNANRNRPQVYKDKDMLIRSSNLCSEIMLPSSEDESFICCLSSMNLELFDEWKDTKAVKLAVFFLDAVLSEFIEKTKGNYYLQAARNFAIRHRALGLGVLGYHSYLQRNMIPFESFEATQFNARAFRYIREEADKATKELAHIYGEPEILKGYGRRNTTTMAIAPTTSSSAILGQVSPGIEPYSSNYYKVGLSKGNFMRKNKYLTQLLEEKGLNNEEVWRSIRLNNGSVQHLQELSQLEKNVFKTFKEISPMEIISQAAQRQAYIDQTQSLNLNIPSAMPIRDVNKVLIEAWKLGVKSLYYQRSQSVAKEMMMNFVNCSSCEA from the coding sequence ATGAACGAAGAAAAAGACATTTGGTGGCTCAATGAAGAGTCTGAACAAATCCTCAATAGAGGCTATTTACTAAAAGGAGAAAGCGTAGAAGGTGCGATAGACCGCATTACAAGTGCTGCTGCACATAGGCTTTATAAACCCGAATTACAGCCTGCTTTCAAAGAAATGATTACTAAAGGTTGGATTAGTTTTTCATCTCCTATTTGGGCAAATATGGGTACTGAAAGAGGTTTGCCTATTTCTTGTTTCAATGTGCACGTACCTGATAGCATCGAGGGGATTACTCATAAACTTGGAGAGGTGATTATGCAAACCAAAATAGGGGGAGGTACTTCTGGTTATTTTGGCGAATTGCGTAGTCGCGGTTCTGCAGTTACCGATAATGGTAAATCAAGTGGGGCGGTTAGTTTTATGAAGTTGTTCGATTCAGCTATGGACGTTGTATCACAAGGAGGAGTAAGGCGCGGTGCTTTTGCTGCTTATTTAGATATAGACCATCCTGATGCCGAAGAGTTTCTACAAATTAAAGATGTAGAATTCCCTATTCAGAATCTTTTCTTTGGTATTTGTGTACCTGATTATTGGATGCAAGAAATGATAGATGGTGATGTAGAAAAACGTCGCCTATGGGCTCGTGTCTTGGAGTCTCGCCAGCAAAAAGGTTTACCTTACATTATCTTTACGGATAATGCCAATCGTAATCGCCCTCAAGTGTATAAAGATAAGGATATGCTCATTCGTTCAAGTAACTTGTGCAGTGAGATTATGTTACCTTCTAGTGAAGATGAATCGTTTATTTGCTGTCTTTCTTCTATGAACTTAGAGCTCTTTGATGAGTGGAAAGATACCAAAGCAGTAAAGTTAGCGGTATTCTTTTTAGATGCGGTACTTTCAGAGTTTATAGAAAAAACAAAGGGTAATTACTATTTACAGGCAGCTCGCAATTTTGCTATTCGTCATCGTGCTTTAGGTTTGGGTGTATTAGGATATCATTCTTACTTGCAACGCAATATGATACCTTTTGAGAGCTTTGAGGCAACACAGTTCAATGCCCGTGCTTTTAGATACATTCGTGAAGAAGCTGATAAGGCAACTAAAGAGTTAGCTCATATTTATGGAGAACCAGAAATTTTAAAAGGATATGGTAGACGAAATACTACTACTATGGCAATCGCTCCTACCACTTCCAGTTCGGCTATTTTAGGACAGGTATCACCAGGTATCGAACCTTATTCGAGCAATTACTATAAAGTAGGGCTTTCTAAAGGGAACTTTATGCGCAAAAATAAGTATCTCACTCAACTTTTGGAGGAAAAAGGTCTTAATAATGAAGAGGTATGGCGTTCTATTCGTTTGAATAATGGCTCTGTACAACACTTGCAAGAGTTATCTCAATTAGAGAAGAATGTGTTTAAAACTTTTAAAGAGATTTCACCGATGGAAATTATATCACAAGCGGCACAGCGTCAAGCGTACATTGACCAAACGCAGAGTTTGAACTTAAATATTCCTTCAGCGATGCCTATTCGCGATGTGAATAAAGTGCTTATTGAGGCTTGGAAATTAGGAGTTAAAAGTTTGTATTATCAGCGCAGTCAATCAGTAGCAAAAGAAATGATGATGAATTTTGTAAACTGTAGTAGTTGTGAAGCTTAA
- a CDS encoding NifU family protein — protein MTDITLSVQPTSSPDIIKLEANKALVKGSYEYKNIDEAKNSPLAKELFYLPFVKTVYISSNFIALKRFPIIEWKDVQEEVAQQVLLYLQSGREIVSTEGEQKKVISVYTETTPNPSVMKFVANKRLVPTIIEYKHIEETDEAPMAKALFTQFPFIEEVFFDDNYISVTKKDNKEWAMVTSNIREFIKNYLSEGHILISSSEIKRHQQATQERLLSMVTTDEVSKQIIAIIDEFVKPAVASDGGNIQFISYNPETHYVEVILQGACSGCPSSTLTLKKGIEVILKDKLQNPYINVNALNG, from the coding sequence ATGACTGATATTACTCTATCTGTACAGCCTACTTCGAGTCCTGATATTATTAAATTGGAGGCGAATAAAGCCTTAGTAAAAGGTAGTTACGAGTATAAAAATATTGATGAAGCTAAAAACTCACCCTTAGCAAAAGAGCTGTTTTACCTTCCTTTTGTAAAGACAGTATATATCTCGAGTAATTTTATTGCGTTAAAACGATTTCCAATTATAGAATGGAAAGACGTACAAGAAGAAGTGGCACAGCAAGTATTGCTTTATTTACAGTCAGGGAGAGAAATTGTAAGCACTGAGGGTGAACAAAAGAAGGTTATTTCCGTATATACTGAAACAACACCTAACCCTTCGGTAATGAAGTTTGTAGCCAATAAACGTCTTGTTCCTACTATTATAGAATATAAGCATATAGAGGAGACTGATGAGGCTCCTATGGCTAAAGCTCTTTTTACTCAGTTTCCTTTTATTGAGGAGGTATTTTTTGATGATAACTATATTTCAGTTACTAAAAAAGATAACAAAGAGTGGGCAATGGTTACTTCTAATATACGAGAATTTATTAAGAATTATCTTTCAGAAGGACACATACTTATTTCTTCTTCTGAAATTAAACGACATCAGCAAGCAACACAAGAAAGACTACTCTCTATGGTTACTACCGATGAGGTATCAAAACAAATTATAGCTATTATAGATGAGTTTGTAAAGCCTGCTGTAGCTTCTGACGGAGGAAATATTCAGTTTATTTCGTACAATCCAGAAACGCATTACGTAGAGGTAATACTGCAAGGAGCTTGTAGTGGTTGCCCCTCCTCTACCCTAACCTTAAAAAAGGGAATTGAAGTCATCTTAAAAGATAAGCTACAAAACCCTTATATTAATGTAAACGCTCTTAACGGATAA
- the prfA gene encoding peptide chain release factor 1, whose protein sequence is MLDKLNIVKQRFDEVSDLIIQPDIIADQKRYIQLNKEYKDLKELMDKRDEYINVTGNLQEAEEIIADGSDAEMVEMAKLQLEESKERLPQLEEEIKYMLIPKDPEDAKNAVMEIRAGTGGDEASIFAGDLYRMYTKYCQSKGWSTSVMDFNEGTAGGYKEIIFEVTGDNVYGTLKFEAGVHRVQRVPQTETQGRVHTSAATVIVLPEAEEFDVELDMADVKIIRTTSTGPGGQSVNTTYSAIQLQHIPTGIEVRCQDEKSQHKNLEKALKVLRSRLYEMELAKKMEADSARRKSMVSSGDRSAKIRTYNYPQGRVTDHRIGLTLYDLQNVINGDVQRLIDELQLAENAEKLKEGDVF, encoded by the coding sequence ATGCTCGACAAATTAAATATCGTAAAACAACGTTTCGACGAAGTTTCGGACTTAATCATTCAACCTGATATTATTGCAGACCAAAAGCGCTATATCCAGCTCAATAAGGAATATAAAGACCTTAAAGAACTGATGGATAAGCGCGATGAGTATATAAACGTAACTGGAAACTTGCAAGAAGCTGAAGAAATTATTGCTGATGGCAGCGATGCCGAAATGGTGGAAATGGCAAAGTTACAATTAGAGGAAAGCAAAGAGCGTTTGCCTCAGTTAGAAGAAGAAATCAAGTATATGCTTATCCCCAAAGACCCTGAAGATGCTAAGAATGCCGTAATGGAAATTCGTGCAGGAACAGGCGGAGATGAGGCTTCAATCTTTGCAGGCGACCTATACCGTATGTACACCAAATACTGCCAAAGTAAAGGCTGGAGTACCTCAGTAATGGACTTTAATGAAGGAACTGCTGGCGGGTATAAAGAAATTATTTTTGAAGTAACGGGAGACAATGTATATGGTACCTTAAAATTTGAAGCAGGAGTACATCGCGTACAACGAGTGCCTCAAACAGAGACACAAGGGCGTGTTCACACTTCGGCAGCAACTGTAATTGTATTGCCAGAAGCAGAAGAATTTGATGTGGAACTTGATATGGCTGATGTGAAAATCATTCGTACTACTTCTACGGGACCAGGAGGGCAGTCGGTGAATACAACCTATTCGGCTATTCAGTTACAACATATTCCTACAGGCATTGAGGTGCGTTGCCAAGATGAGAAATCGCAGCACAAGAATCTTGAAAAGGCACTTAAAGTATTGCGTTCACGTTTGTACGAAATGGAACTGGCAAAGAAGATGGAAGCTGATTCTGCTCGTAGAAAATCAATGGTTTCCAGCGGTGACCGCTCAGCTAAAATACGCACTTATAACTATCCGCAAGGGCGTGTAACCGACCACCGCATAGGTCTTACCCTTTATGATTTGCAAAATGTTATCAATGGTGATGTACAACGTCTTATTGATGAACTGCAATTGGCTGAAAATGCTGAGAAGCTAAAAGAAGGAGATGTTTTTTAA
- a CDS encoding D-2-hydroxyacid dehydrogenase, which yields MKAVFLDRNTLSERIDVDIPKGIAQWVAFQKTAPDEIVQRLKPADIAIVNKVKLDESILRQLPNLKLIHLTATGMDNIDKEAAKALGIEVKNVAGYSTESVTEHFFLLLLSAMRALKTYHTSVEDGTWEKDGRFCLTEPPVFELHTKTLGIIGVGNIGKAISKVAEAFGMKVLWAERQGKAPRSKEYTEFDKVLAQSDIISLNCPLTPETKHLVDEDFISKLRKKPLIINMARGAIVDPQAVYEAIESNRIMGFATDVFEEEPPMANDPLLKIANHPRVIYTPHVAWASEYAQDKLWRILKRQVEDFIVKYKTEHKENEKA from the coding sequence ATGAAAGCCGTATTTTTAGACCGCAACACGCTCTCTGAGCGCATAGATGTAGATATCCCGAAAGGGATAGCCCAATGGGTAGCCTTCCAAAAAACAGCTCCCGATGAAATTGTTCAACGTCTCAAACCTGCTGATATAGCTATCGTGAACAAGGTGAAACTCGATGAGAGTATCCTTAGGCAGTTGCCTAACCTTAAGCTCATTCACCTTACTGCTACGGGTATGGATAATATCGATAAAGAGGCTGCGAAAGCCTTGGGTATAGAAGTGAAAAACGTAGCGGGTTACTCTACTGAAAGTGTAACAGAACACTTCTTCTTGTTGTTACTATCGGCTATGCGTGCCCTAAAAACCTATCACACAAGTGTAGAAGATGGTACTTGGGAAAAAGATGGTCGTTTTTGCCTTACTGAGCCACCGGTGTTTGAATTGCATACCAAAACCTTAGGGATTATAGGAGTAGGCAACATAGGGAAAGCTATTAGTAAAGTAGCTGAAGCCTTTGGTATGAAAGTGCTATGGGCTGAACGCCAAGGTAAAGCACCACGTAGTAAAGAATATACTGAGTTCGACAAGGTATTGGCACAGAGTGATATCATCTCGCTTAACTGTCCGCTTACTCCTGAGACTAAGCATTTAGTAGATGAAGATTTCATCTCTAAATTGCGTAAAAAACCATTAATTATCAATATGGCTCGTGGAGCTATAGTAGACCCTCAGGCGGTATATGAAGCTATAGAAAGCAATCGTATAATGGGCTTTGCTACCGATGTGTTTGAAGAAGAACCACCAATGGCTAACGACCCTCTACTAAAAATAGCCAACCACCCTCGTGTGATTTACACTCCTCACGTGGCTTGGGCGAGCGAATACGCACAAGATAAGTTATGGCGTATCTTGAAACGCCAAGTAGAAGATTTTATCGTAAAATATAAAACAGAGCATAAGGAAAATGAAAAAGCATAA
- a CDS encoding alpha/beta fold hydrolase, whose translation MNIKDNLSIYLMPGMAASPKIFERLQFPNNFRVHLLDWITPEKEESLAHYAGRIAVAITEPSPVLLGVSFGGIIVQEIAKQLNDYRKIVLISSVKTQYELPKKMLLARYTNLHKLLPTRTISDLEFWKRFSFSELMTKRIALYEKYIGMRSPAYLDWSIDRIVNWQQKEPLPHTVHIHGDKDPVFPIQYIKNAIVVKNGTHIMIINRYKWFNENLLNILQSN comes from the coding sequence ATGAATATAAAAGATAATCTTTCTATTTATTTAATGCCTGGAATGGCTGCCAGCCCTAAGATTTTCGAGCGTTTGCAATTCCCCAACAATTTCCGTGTGCACTTACTCGACTGGATTACTCCCGAAAAGGAAGAAAGTCTAGCTCACTATGCAGGACGTATTGCAGTAGCAATTACCGAGCCTTCTCCTGTGCTCTTAGGGGTGTCATTTGGAGGAATTATTGTACAAGAGATAGCTAAACAACTGAACGATTATCGAAAAATAGTCCTCATTTCCAGCGTAAAAACACAGTACGAACTGCCTAAAAAAATGCTCTTGGCACGCTATACAAACCTGCATAAGCTATTGCCCACTCGTACTATCAGCGATTTGGAGTTTTGGAAAAGATTTTCTTTTTCTGAACTGATGACCAAACGAATAGCTCTATACGAGAAATATATAGGAATGCGCTCCCCTGCCTATCTCGATTGGTCAATAGACCGCATAGTGAATTGGCAACAAAAAGAACCTTTACCCCACACAGTTCACATTCACGGAGATAAAGATCCTGTTTTTCCTATTCAGTACATAAAAAATGCTATTGTAGTAAAAAATGGTACTCATATTATGATTATCAATCGGTATAAATGGTTTAATGAAAACCTTTTAAATATATTGCAGTCAAATTAG
- the pckA gene encoding phosphoenolpyruvate carboxykinase (ATP): MSKPKTLSVDKYGIKNANVRYQLTADELQQETLDKKLGVEASSGAIAINTGKFTGRSPKDRFIVKDDITKDRVWWGSINIPFEPAKFDKLYEKVVAYLSNKEIYVHDGYVCADPKYRTNIRTITELPWSNLFAYNMFLRIDDSELPSFKEDWLVVNAPGFEADPAVDGTRQANFAILNFTKKIALIGGTGYTGEIKKGIFSAMNFELPVFRNTMPMHCSANVGKGGDTAIFFGLSGTGKTTLSADPNRHLIGDDEHGWTPENTVFNFEGGCYAKVVDLTAEKEPEIFGAIKKGAILENVIMDDKGVVDFSRTDITENTRVSYPIYHIANIQPGSIGHNPKNIFFLTFDAYGVLPPISKLTPEQAAYQFVSGYTSKVAGTEVGITTPQKTFSACFGAAFMPLHPAEYGKRLAEKIKETGVNVWLVNTGYNGKMKRCSLKDTRALITAALNGKLNNVEYKELPIFGFKVPQSCEGVSDQSILNPENTWSDKAQFSAKLKELAESFVQNFKDKKFAEGASADVLAGAPKL; the protein is encoded by the coding sequence ATGAGTAAACCAAAAACACTTTCCGTTGATAAATACGGAATTAAGAACGCTAATGTTCGTTATCAGTTAACTGCTGACGAACTACAACAAGAAACTTTGGATAAAAAATTAGGCGTTGAAGCTTCTTCAGGAGCTATTGCTATCAACACAGGTAAATTTACAGGGCGTTCTCCTAAAGACCGTTTCATCGTAAAAGATGATATCACCAAAGATCGCGTATGGTGGGGAAGTATTAACATTCCTTTTGAACCTGCAAAATTTGACAAACTATATGAAAAAGTAGTAGCTTACTTATCTAACAAAGAAATCTACGTTCACGATGGTTATGTTTGTGCAGACCCTAAATACCGTACTAACATTCGTACTATCACTGAACTTCCTTGGAGCAACCTTTTCGCTTACAATATGTTCTTGCGTATAGATGATAGCGAACTTCCTTCTTTCAAAGAAGATTGGTTGGTAGTAAATGCACCCGGTTTTGAAGCTGACCCTGCTGTAGATGGTACTCGTCAAGCTAACTTCGCTATCTTGAACTTCACTAAGAAAATTGCTTTGATTGGTGGTACAGGTTATACCGGAGAAATTAAAAAAGGTATCTTCTCAGCTATGAACTTTGAATTGCCTGTGTTCCGCAACACTATGCCAATGCACTGTTCAGCTAACGTAGGTAAAGGTGGTGATACTGCTATCTTCTTCGGCTTATCAGGTACTGGTAAAACTACTCTTTCAGCTGACCCTAACCGTCATTTAATTGGTGACGACGAACACGGTTGGACTCCTGAAAATACGGTATTTAACTTTGAAGGTGGTTGCTATGCTAAAGTAGTAGACCTTACTGCTGAAAAAGAACCTGAAATCTTTGGAGCTATTAAGAAAGGTGCTATACTTGAAAACGTAATTATGGACGATAAAGGTGTAGTTGATTTCTCTCGCACTGATATCACTGAAAACACTCGTGTTTCTTATCCTATTTACCACATCGCAAATATCCAGCCAGGTTCTATAGGACACAATCCTAAGAACATCTTCTTCCTTACTTTCGATGCTTATGGTGTATTGCCTCCAATCTCTAAATTGACTCCTGAACAAGCTGCTTATCAATTTGTATCTGGTTATACTTCAAAAGTAGCCGGTACTGAGGTAGGTATCACTACCCCTCAAAAAACTTTCTCTGCTTGTTTTGGTGCTGCCTTTATGCCACTTCACCCAGCTGAATACGGAAAACGTTTGGCTGAAAAAATTAAAGAAACTGGCGTAAACGTATGGTTGGTAAACACTGGTTACAACGGAAAAATGAAAAGATGTAGCTTAAAAGATACTCGTGCTCTTATCACTGCTGCCCTTAACGGCAAACTTAACAACGTTGAGTACAAAGAATTGCCTATCTTTGGCTTCAAAGTGCCTCAATCTTGTGAAGGTGTATCAGACCAAAGCATCTTGAACCCAGAAAATACTTGGAGTGACAAAGCACAATTCAGTGCTAAACTCAAAGAATTGGCTGAATCATTTGTACAAAACTTCAAAGACAAAAAATTTGCTGAAGGTGCAAGTGCTGACGTCCTTGCTGGAGCTCCTAAATTGTAA
- the serC gene encoding 3-phosphoserine/phosphohydroxythreonine transaminase codes for MKKHNFSAGPSILAPEVFQKASKALLDFEGTGLSVIEISHRSPEFVRVIERARALALEIAGLDDSYTTLFLQGGASMQFLMVPYNLLETKAAYIDTGTWANKAQKEAALFGNAEVIASSKADGYKYIPKNVTVPTDIDYLHITTNNTIYGTEYHSLPQTSVPLVADMSSDIFSRPLDYKQFSLIYAGSQKNLGASGSTLVIVKKDLLGKVSRKLPSMMDYQLHIKNDSMFNTPSTFAVYVNLLVLEWIQAQGGLQALGKRNRAKADLLYGEIDRNPLVVGYANKEDRSLMNVVFNLTDESTKERFDALCKEANISGIKGHRSVGGYRASIYNALPLQSVQVLVDVLKEFERTA; via the coding sequence ATGAAAAAGCATAATTTTAGCGCAGGCCCCTCTATCTTAGCACCTGAGGTATTCCAAAAAGCCTCTAAAGCCTTATTAGATTTTGAGGGGACTGGCTTATCTGTAATAGAAATATCACACCGCAGTCCAGAGTTTGTACGCGTGATAGAACGCGCTCGTGCATTGGCATTGGAAATCGCTGGATTGGACGATTCGTACACTACACTCTTCTTGCAAGGAGGAGCTAGTATGCAATTTTTGATGGTGCCATACAACCTCCTCGAAACCAAAGCTGCTTATATAGATACAGGTACTTGGGCTAACAAAGCACAAAAGGAAGCTGCTCTCTTTGGCAATGCCGAAGTGATAGCCTCTTCTAAAGCCGATGGGTATAAGTATATTCCAAAAAATGTGACTGTCCCTACTGATATCGATTATCTGCACATCACTACCAATAATACGATTTACGGTACCGAGTACCACAGTTTACCTCAAACGAGCGTCCCTTTGGTAGCCGATATGAGTTCTGATATTTTCTCACGTCCGTTAGACTACAAGCAGTTTAGTTTGATTTATGCGGGTTCACAGAAGAATTTAGGAGCTTCAGGGTCTACCTTAGTGATTGTAAAGAAGGATTTATTGGGCAAGGTAAGCCGTAAACTGCCTTCGATGATGGACTACCAGTTGCATATTAAAAACGATAGTATGTTCAATACACCTTCTACTTTTGCAGTATATGTAAACCTATTAGTACTCGAATGGATACAAGCACAAGGTGGATTACAAGCCTTAGGCAAACGCAACCGAGCTAAAGCCGATTTGCTTTACGGAGAAATCGACCGCAATCCATTAGTAGTGGGGTATGCTAATAAAGAAGACCGCTCCCTAATGAATGTAGTGTTCAACCTCACTGACGAAAGCACCAAAGAACGCTTTGACGCTTTGTGTAAAGAAGCCAATATCAGTGGAATAAAAGGACACCGCAGTGTAGGAGGCTATCGCGCTTCTATCTACAATGCTTTGCCTTTACAAAGCGTACAAGTATTAGTAGATGTACTTAAAGAATTTGAACGCACCGCGTAA